From Chloroflexi bacterium ADurb.Bin180, one genomic window encodes:
- a CDS encoding molybdenum cofactor biosynthesis protein A, translated as MSGGVCGFCERRCRLEVGGKGYCQTYTWDGEQTVERFSHRYSCQFVNHIEGVPFYHFMPGTWTLNLGGAGCNFDCQYCSNAYVARSDPEPLLSYHLSPQKVVALARQYGCKSISFGINEPTVAWPTLRELSAVAEQAGYPLGVLTNGYMSSDVAVEMGKACRFVNVSLKAITDSFYQERAGVPSCEVVMRNIEILRRHTHVEVSTPIVQGLNDADIPAIARFIASVDGEMAWHVFRLLPEYKMADRERPRIQDVNAALEEARQLLPFVYFANFVGSQWVSTLCPDCHNAVIERINLGGCGSRPRAYSLKNGKCASCGRPMPIEGDPPNQGAGGE; from the coding sequence ATGAGTGGCGGTGTCTGTGGTTTCTGCGAGCGCCGATGCCGGCTCGAAGTGGGTGGAAAGGGCTATTGCCAGACGTACACCTGGGACGGAGAGCAGACTGTGGAGCGGTTCTCGCATCGCTATAGCTGCCAGTTTGTCAACCACATCGAAGGTGTTCCGTTCTACCACTTTATGCCAGGCACATGGACGCTGAACCTGGGCGGCGCAGGATGCAATTTCGACTGCCAGTATTGCTCCAACGCCTACGTGGCGCGCTCTGACCCGGAGCCGCTGCTTTCGTACCATCTTTCGCCGCAGAAGGTGGTGGCGCTCGCCCGGCAGTATGGCTGCAAGAGCATTTCCTTTGGCATCAACGAGCCGACGGTGGCCTGGCCCACACTGAGGGAGTTGTCGGCAGTGGCGGAGCAGGCAGGCTATCCGCTGGGCGTGCTGACCAATGGCTATATGAGTAGCGATGTAGCGGTGGAGATGGGCAAGGCGTGTCGTTTTGTGAACGTCAGTCTAAAGGCGATCACGGACTCCTTCTATCAGGAACGCGCCGGGGTCCCCAGTTGTGAAGTGGTGATGCGCAACATCGAGATTCTGCGCCGGCACACCCACGTGGAGGTGAGCACACCAATTGTGCAGGGGCTGAACGATGCCGACATCCCGGCCATCGCGCGTTTCATCGCCTCGGTTGACGGTGAGATGGCGTGGCACGTCTTTCGTTTGCTGCCCGAGTACAAGATGGCCGACCGAGAAAGACCGCGCATCCAGGATGTCAATGCGGCTCTGGAGGAGGCGCGGCAGCTCTTGCCGTTCGTGTATTTCGCCAACTTTGTCGGCTCGCAGTGGGTGAGCACCCTGTGCCCGGATTGTCATAACGCAGTGATCGAACGGATCAATCTGGGTGGCTGCGGCTCGAGACCACGCGCCTACTCTCTTAAGAATGGCAAGTGCGCCTCCTGCGGTCGGCCGATGCCGATCGAGGGTGATCCCCCGAACCAGGGCGCGGGAGGAGAGTAG